Genomic window (Planctomycetia bacterium):
GTTTTCCGCCGGCAGCGCGACGTCGATGCCAATCCAGGGCACGCCGTTCGACAGACGTTCGGGCGGTAATTGGGTTTCGTCATGCTGTTCCTGGACGACCAATGTCGTCCCCTCGACGTGCGCTTGGAGCGTTACGCCGGGGAAATTTTGAAACGTGGCGGCCTTCTTCAGGTCGGCGATGACGCGCGACGCACGTTTTTCCGACCGTTTGGTGCGCCACCAGATGCGCATCTCCGCCACTTCGACCATGCGCGCCAAAGGGAAGTCCAGCAGGTTCCATTGTAAGACCGCCGCCGACCGCCTTGGCTCGAAGTTAACGTCGTACGCCAGATAGGTGCGTCGGCCGCCGCCGGGCAGCGGCATGTCGAATTCAGCCCAGGCTTCGGCCGGAGGAGGAAGATACCTTGTTTCGTTGGAATCTTGCAGGGAGGCGCGGAAAACCACCTGATCAAGCGTCCCTCGGCCTTGCGCGGAATCGGTTTGGTGGGCGGTGACCAAGACGCCGGCGCTTGTGGTCGTTTCCGGTTCTCCCTCCAACTCGACGTAGCGCCGATGCACCAATTCTTGACCGGCGCCCGAGGGCTGCAGGTACAAATTAATCGCTTCGCTGCGGAGAATCGGGAACGGCTCGCTTGCAACATCGACGTTTTCATCGACGATCTTGGCAACGACCCGTTCGCCAGCCGGGGGAATCGGACTGATCTCCGCCGAGTCATTGATCAGGGTCGTTTCGCTTCGTCGCCCGCCCGCCAGATCAAACACTCGGTAAGACCGCATTCCAATTGCGCGTTTGAGGTGCGCCACTAATTCGTCCGGACGTGCGTCCTTAACAATCACGAACAAGCCGTTCGTTTGCTCTTCGGCCAACCGTACGAGTTCTCGATTGTATGTCTCGCCCTTCTGCAGGGGGAAACCGACGACGTCCAACGTCGGGTTGGCGTAGCCGCGAAACAAAGGTTCCAATTGCGATTCCTCGGGCTGAAACGCCTCTGGGGACAGCACTTGCTCGGTGGATTCAAACGTAATGCGATTGCCGCCGGCATTCTCGTAGAGGAAATTGTTGCCGTCGGTAATCACGATCAGGTGCCGGCGCAGGGGCGACAGCCGATTGCGACGCCGAGCAAGATTCGCTTCTTTCACTGCGTCGTCGTCCTCTTGGAGCGCCCGGGCCAGCGCCTTGAACAGCGGCGTGCTGCCCGTCGGCACGATGTCCGGAGCGCCCAACTTCCTGGTCAACGCGGCGAACGAATCCTTGGTAAGTGGCGCCATATCGTGAATCCGCTGGATATCGTCGTTGGGATGCACAATCGGGAGATTGCGCTCCACGCTATAGGGGCTCAGCCGCGCAAAAAGCGATTCGTCGCTCGACCGACGAGGCACCAATACCTGGTGTCCAAACAGCCACAGTGAAACATGGTTCCGGCCGGACTTCGCGATCGGCGCCAACGCGGTTTCAATCGCATCCTTGGCTAATTCAAGCCGATCGATTCCACCGTCATCCATGCTGTTCGAGCAATCCAAAATAACGGAGAACGCAACGTCGTTCGCCTCCGGATCGATGACCCTCACCCGGGGCTTGTTGTATGCCGGACGCTCGTAGGAAACCGTCAACGGCGCGCCGATCGGTTGGATCGCCTCTTCACTCCGCCAGTAGTGCCCGCGATATAAAATCGTGGCGACCAACTTTTCCGCTTCGTCGCCTGCCACGGGCGTTTCCGATTGCGTCCAAGAGAAGCGGAACGGCAGAGGCTTGCCGTTAGCTGTCGCGACGTCGCGCCCGTTGCGACGCAGGGCGTCTTCGTTGCCGTCGGGAATTAACCCGTCGACGCCGGGAATCCAGACCGCGGCATGGCCTGCCGGAAGCGTCGTCGCAGGCTCTAGGAACTGAACGGAACTGGAAGTGGCGTCGATCAGTCTTGCCGTCAGCTTAGGAACAACGGGCGTGATGCCTTCTTTCGCGGCGGTTACGCGCTGCTGAAGGCTGTTTGTAAGATCAGTCGAACATTTCGCCAGCGCCGAGGTCGCCTCCGACGAGACATTGGCGTCCGCCGACGCCGGACGACGCGCGAACGCTTGCATGGCGTCGACAAGGCCTTTCGAGGCACGTTCAAAATAATGCTGCGTGACTTGCCGGGAATCACCTGCGTTCGCCAGACTTTCGGCGGCGTCGCCCCAGAAATCGTCGAGCAGCCGCTGGCCCTGCCATTCGGCGAACGTCATTTCTCGTAACCAGCCGCGTTCGGCGGACGGTTCTGGAACTGCGCCTTCGCCGAAGGAGTAAGTTGTCAACATCGCCAAGCGCCGAGATTCCTGGTCGATCGCGCGAAGTGCGGTCGATTGTCGGATCGAATCGCCCTCTTGCCAGGCGGACTTAAGTTCCGACGTCAGCGAAAGCGAACTGGCGAGCCGTTCCCGAATCGCTCCACCGCTTGCCACGGGCGACGCTCCGTTGTCGGCGGTGCTCGTGAGCGCCCAGGCGGCGAGGGCCTGCAAGGGTTCGACGTGAATCGCTTTTTCCTTGGGGGCAGGCTTGGCGTCCGCGGTGCGATGGAACAGCGACTTCGCCAAACGGTCGCGCTGCGCGAGAAGTTGACCGCGATTCCCGAAGCCAGGCGTGGGACCAGCCAAGAGGATTTCAGCGCGCCGCAGGTCAATGGCGTTGATTCGCTCGCCAATTCTGTCGACTTCGCTGAGCTCGCGCTTGTACTCTCCTTTCAACTCGTTATACGTCCGACGGGGTTCTAGTACCGCGCTCTCCACGTTCTTGAGCGCGACGGCGAAATCGGATCCATCGGCCGGGGCCGATGATGCGCCCGAAAAAAGCTGTTCGGGACTGTCGAACATGTTCGCCAATTGTTCGAGCTGACCGAAGAACTTTCGCGTTTCGTCGGCTTTGAGAAGCAATGCAGCACCATAGCGCGTGCGGCGGACCTGCCACGAAAGCAGCGACGGCGATTCGGCGACGGCCTCGTCCCAGAAACTCTGCGCGCTGTCGAGCTTGGCGGCTAGATTCCGCAACGCCGCATACTCTTTGACGAGTTTGTCCGCCGTTTCGCGTAACCCGGCGGCTTGGTTGGGGGCTCCGATCAACGCCTGGTCTTCGAAATCGCGACGTCGCCGTTCAATCGCTTCGAGCCGCTGAGACAGCACGCCGAAAGCGCCGAGATTGAGCGGCTGTGCAGCCCCCCGGTCTGCATCAAGCTGCGCGAGCATCGTCGCGGCCTGCTCGCTGGCGTCGCGGACCTGTCCCAGGGACATCACGAGCGCCGAATTGCGTTCCCAGAGTTGCTCGTCGAAATCGCGGAGCAACAGGCGCATCCATTGCAGTTCCGCGAGGGTCGCGTCACCGCCGGCGCTTTTCGTCGGCAGTAGCGTGTCCAGCACGCGCTCGACGCCGGCCTTGGTCCGCTGGCCATCGCAAAACCAGCGCCATGCCACAGCGGTTTTGATTGCGACGCTGGGCTCTTCCTTCAGCTTCCGTTCTTCCTTGGCCGACGCCGGATCGGCGGGCGCTGCCGCTGATGCGGCGCTGCCGCTATTCTCCTGCGCGGACGCTGCGGCGTCGGCGGGAGCTGCCGGCGCCGTGGCCGCGACGGGCGCGGTCGGACCGGCGGCAATGTCGCTGAGCTGTTTGGAATAGCTGGCGAATTGTTCGTTCGTCAGCAGCGCCAGTGCCTTGGGGGAGAATCGCGTCGCCCATGACAAGCTCAACTCGAGATTGGCCAACGGGCTTTCTGCCGCCTCGGTGCCATAACTCCAGGCCTTCGCGCGATTTAACAGCGCTCGTGCCGACTCAATTTTCGCAAATGCGGGGTCTTTTACGGCGCCGGCATAGGCCTGGCCCGCTGCTTGCAGTTGCTCTACGCGCCACAGATCACGGCGGCGCGATTCCCAGGCCAGCGGCCGCGCGCGGCGGAAGCCGTTCTCGCTGGGATTCGCAAATGCCGTTTGAAAAACTTCCAGGGCCTTCGCAACGTCGCGACGGTCTACTGCGAGGGCCGTGGGCTCCGGAGGCTGATAGTTCGGTACGCACGAGGCGACAACGCGGTCGTCCTCTTTCCCTTTGGATTGCCAAAGCTCCGGTGTCTGACGAACCTCTTCGCCCAACTGGCCGCGCACGCGACGATCGACGTTCGATTCCACATAGGCGCGCAGTTCCTGGAGTTCGACTTGCTTATCGCCATCGGCGTCCGCCGCGCCGCGCAATCCGTTGTCGAAGTAGTAGCCGAAGAGGGAACGTCCCAGTTCAGGGAAGCTCCAGGCGAGTTGCCCGACGCCGGTGGAATTCAGCACGCTAAGATGCGGCCGCTCGCCGCTCTGAACTTCGTCTCGGGCAACTTTCGCAAAGTCGTTTTGCAAGATGCCCAACTCCCAGACGGCGTCGATGCGGTTGGCATCGAGCGCCAGCAGAACGTGCGTTTCTTGTTTGACCGCCTCTTCCTCCAAGGCGCCGAGCACCTTCGCCAGCGGCAACCAGTACTTGGTGTCGGCCCATGCGGCGCCTTTGCGAGTGGCGTCGGGAAGCAACAGGCAAGGCTGAGGCTTGCCGGCGACGCCGTCGTTCACGACACCGTGCATGCTGAGGTAAATGACGACGAGATCGTGCGAGTCGCGCTTCGCAGCGGCAGCCACGGCCTCGCGGAGCGACGCCAGCCAGGCGTCGTGAATCGCCTCCGGCTTGGTATTCAGCGCGGCCGTTGGCGGTGAGGTCATCGCCAGCGGATTCAAGAACGAGCGTGCTCCCGCTTCCTGCAGGGCTTCGCAGTCCTCGTAGGCCCAGGCGTTGGGAGGAAGCGGCGCTTCATAGTCGACGGCGTAATAGGTAATGACCGGCGTAGTTCCCCAAACCCTGAATTCAAGCGCGAGGCCGACGCCGATGACCGCCAGGGCGGCGAACGTCGCCGCCAGCTTCTTGAACAACCTGATGCGGGCCTGCCGGGCATGGCGGCCCGTGGCCTTGGGACGCGGTTCGGCGCGCCAGCGCTGACCCCCGCCCCCCATGCCGAGGACCGACTGTGTCATCTCCCGCCAGGAAGCGCGTTTCCGCGCGGGGGGCTCGCGGCCCGAGTCGTCTGGGGAACGCCAGGAGGGATTCTTACCGGCCATATTTGGATCACCCGAACGCCATCATATCCGTGTCTGCCAACGCTTTGCGCATTGGAGCAAAGGCGCAATCCAGTTACAAGAATGAGACTGTCGCCCCATCCCAAACAAGCGGAAACCGGGGGTGTTTTGTTTCCTGCTCGTGGAATAATCCGGTAACACGACGCGCCATTCGGCGGAAATCAATATGACCTCGACGCGGTTGTCCTGAATTCTCTATACTCCCGCCGCAATATTCCCCGTCGGATTCGTCTGCGTCACTCATGGAGGACGACGCAATGTGTCGCTTAGCGCCGTGGTCCTGGCTGTCATTCACTCTGGCGATCTCTTTGGCGCTCACGCCTTGCCGCGCCGCTGATCCCGCGCCGCCGGCGTCGGAATCTGAACCTGCGCCCCCGGTCGAACCGCTATTCGGCGGGCCGCCAGTTGCTGCGCCGGACGATGAGGCGATTCCGGCAGTGGCCGAGAAGGATGCATTAGACGCCGCCGGCGATGAAGAGCCGACGGAAGCAGGCGTGGCCGAGATCGGCGAGATCGACCCCGTAAATTTCGAAGCGCCCGTCGACGAGGACGAGGAGAACGACGAAGAAGACGCGATGGAAGGTGAAGCCGAGGAGGCGGCAGCCGAAGCAGCCGCTGCGGCAGAGTCCGAGGAAGAAGTAACACCAGCGCGGGTAAAGAAATCCCCTGTTGCCGAGAAGACCCCCGCACCGGAACCGCTCGTCGCGCACCCCGCGGACGCGAACCCGGCGGTGGAAAAGGAAGTCGAAACCGCGAGCTTTAACGGCGTCCGCCCCGGCGTGACGACGATTGACGAGGTGCGTTCGAACTGGGGCGAGCCGCTCCAAACGTTCGAGGATCGTGGCACGGTCCATCAAATTTACTCCCTGGAACCTTTCAAGGAGATCGACGTCAGCTATGCCGACAAGACGGTCGCGGCGGTGGTGATCTTCATGGATCAATCATTCTCCGCGCCGCAACTGGCGGAACAGTTAGGGCTTGAAAAGGTGCAGGCGGTGATTGTTCCCGACGCCAAGGGAAACTGGCTCGGCCAGGCCTATCCGGAACGGGGCGTAATGTTCGGCTTCGATCCCGAACATGCCAAGGAAAAGCAAGTCGCACAGATCGTGCTGGAACCGGTCGACGCCCTGCCGTTTCTGCTTCGCGCCGAAGTGCGCATGCAGCGCGATTACACGGCGGCGCTGAAGGACCTCGATTACGCCGTCCAGTTCGATGCCACGAATGCCCGGGCGCACGCGCTGCGTGCGCAGGCTCTGTTGGCGATGATGCGCTGGGATGACGCTCGCAAAGCCATCGATGAAGCCGTCGCGCTCGACGTGAAGAGCCCGCTACATCGCTTAACGCGCGTGGAAATTCTGCGTAACCAAGGAGATTTTGCCGAGGCGATCAACGAATCGCGCAAGCTGATTTCCGCTGCCGAGGGCAAACCGGAAATCGTTGCGCCGGCCCTCGTGGAACTGGCGCGAGCCGTGGCCGAAGGTCCAGATCGGGACTATCGCCGGGCGGCCGACTATTCGCTAGAAGCGATCAAGTTGACGGAACCGCTGTTGAAAAGTGAATTGCCGCGCACGCGCCGTGCCGCACGCATCGTGGCGGTCGACGCGCACTTGGAATTAGCCGTGGCAATTTCCTGGGGCTTCTGGCGTCAGAAGGAAAAGACGGCGCCGAAGTGGC
Coding sequences:
- a CDS encoding tetratricopeptide repeat protein, with the protein product MCRLAPWSWLSFTLAISLALTPCRAADPAPPASESEPAPPVEPLFGGPPVAAPDDEAIPAVAEKDALDAAGDEEPTEAGVAEIGEIDPVNFEAPVDEDEENDEEDAMEGEAEEAAAEAAAAAESEEEVTPARVKKSPVAEKTPAPEPLVAHPADANPAVEKEVETASFNGVRPGVTTIDEVRSNWGEPLQTFEDRGTVHQIYSLEPFKEIDVSYADKTVAAVVIFMDQSFSAPQLAEQLGLEKVQAVIVPDAKGNWLGQAYPERGVMFGFDPEHAKEKQVAQIVLEPVDALPFLLRAEVRMQRDYTAALKDLDYAVQFDATNARAHALRAQALLAMMRWDDARKAIDEAVALDVKSPLHRLTRVEILRNQGDFAEAINESRKLISAAEGKPEIVAPALVELARAVAEGPDRDYRRAADYSLEAIKLTEPLLKSELPRTRRAARIVAVDAHLELAVAISWGFWRQKEKTAPKWLDRAATLADQLATEDEAGEEYRLRVASKALAASVGLKGAIDPTPWVKALQTAGGKQLEATNDPIRRRQLEWQVGLALYDAMQAYHQLEAFKQALEVGTLASSALEHVREERQALSSDAYLMGRLYFRLGTLYVAQNEQHEQAVVWFEKAQPLIEQALPASLQADVGRQGETMVSMAVSFWSVEQQEKAMALTTAGAKLMEKAVDEGVLEATALQVPYNNLATMHRFLGDDKAAEKFTELAERSTGTELK